TAAGATACTCGTCGTTGACTCGGCCAGTCCGGTGCGGCCGGAACTTGAAGGGAAGAACCTCGAGTTCTTAAGTATGACACGGAATTTTCTGCACGGCATGGCCTGTGACACAAAGTACGGCGGCTGGACGCGCGCCTTCTTCACCGGAGCGTTCTATGCGTTGATGAACGATGCCGAGTACTCCGTATTCATCGAGCAGGATTGCCTTTGCGTCGGCGACGGAATCATCGAGACCGCCATTGACAACATGGGCGGCAAACGAATCTCATTCTCCATCGGTGGTCCGAATTTTTCAGACCAAAGCCTGACTATCCTGCGCCGTGATTACATCATGGAGTTCGCGCAGGCGTTCTTTGCGATCCCCTTCGACGACCGCGAGATGGACACGGAAACGAAATTCATCGCAATCGCCAAGGATCACAACTCACTGGTCGAACTTCCGTTCGGATACGGCCGCAATCGGCCCATTAATTTCAAAGACAAAATGTTCAGCGCGCAGCAGTGGCGGCCTGATGAACTCGCCCGGCTCTTCTACAAGACCGATTCGCCTGCTCTGCGCACGATGATTGATTATGACAACAACTTCGGCCTGCAACTCGACCGTCTGGTTCGTAAAGTCACCGGACGGTAACTTCGACAATTGATTTTCACTTTCACTTTCACATATTCCAATGCCTGAATCCAAAGAATTCACACTCGACCTCGACAACTACGAACGCTTCGGCTTTTCCATGCCGGAGAAAAACGTGATTAAGCTCCCAAAAGGTTTGTCCAAGGAGGTCGTGCACGAAATCTCGCGTTACAAAAACGAGCCCGAGTGGATGTTGAATCTCCGTCTGAAAGGTCTCGACTACTTCTATAAGAAACCGCTGCCTCAGTGGGGACCCGACCTTTCCACAATCGACTGGGATGACATTCACTACTACATCAAGCCTTCCGACAAAGTTGAGCACGATTGGGACGCCGTTCCCAAAGAGATTCGCGAAACCTACGACAAACTCGGAATTCCTGAAGCGGAAAAGAAGTTTCTTGCCGGAGTCGGTGCCCAATACGAAAGCGAAGTCGTCTATCATTCCTTGCAGGAGCAGTGGAGCAAACAGGGAGTTGTCTTTCTTGATACCGATACGGGCTTGAAGGAATATCCCGACCTCTACAAAGAGTACTTCAGCAAGTGCATTCCCGCGGGGGATAACAAACTCGCGGCGCTCAACACCGCGGTCTGGTCGGGCGGCAGTTTCATCTACGTCCCCAAAGGCGTGCATGTAACGATTCCGCTTCAGGCCTATTTCCGCATCAATGCCAAAAACTCCGGTCAGTTCGAGCGCACCTTGATTATCTGCGATGAAGGCGCGAACGTGCACTATGTCGAAGGCTGCACCGCCCCCGTCTATTCGAGCGACTCGCTTCACTCCGCAGTCGTGGAAATCTACTGCAAGAAGAATTCCCGCGTGCGCTATACCACGATTCAGAACTGGTCAAAGAACGTCTATAACCTCGTGACCAAGCGCGCCATTGCCGAAGAAGGTGCGACGATGGAGTGGGTGGACTGCAACATCGGTTCAAAAATCACGATGAAGTATCCGTCCGTCTATCTCATGGGACGCGGTGCCAAGGCTGACATTCTCTCTGTCGCCTATGCCGGTCCCGGCATGCACACGGAAGCCGGCGCAAAGGTCATTCACCGCGCTCCCGATACGACTAGCGTCGTCATTTCAAAGTCAATCTCGCGCGGCGGCGGCAGAACTTCTTATCGCGGCTTGGTAGAAGTTGCGAAAGGAGCAACCAATAGCAAGAGCAGCGTCGGCTGCGATGCGCTTCTGCTCGATGACCACAGCCGCAGCGATACCTATCCTTACATGAACATTCAGGAAGACCGCGTCGAACTGGGACACGAGGCCACCGTGTCGAAAATCGGTGACGAGCAGGTCTTCTATCTCCAGAGTCGCGGCATCTCAGAAGAAGAGGCCATGACCATGATTGTCCGCGGTTTCATCGAACCGGTGGTGAAGGAATTGCCGATGGAATACGCCCTCGAAATGAATCGTCTTATCCAACTCCAGATGGAGGGATCCGTTGGCTGAGACCCGCACTCAAAAACTGCAAATGAGCTATCTCGAAAAAATCTCCGCCGGTCACGCGCTCTTTACACCTGATGACCGTGCACACTTTCTTTCTCAGGCGCGCACCTCTTCAACTCCCGCGAAGGATGTCGAAGAGTGGCGCAAGAATGACGCCGATGCTTTTCCGTGGAGTAATGTCGAATCCGCGAGTGACTCGACCCGTTTTGAATCCTCCATCAATGTCCGCAGCGGCCTGACTCCCGATGCGCTGGTGGCGACGCCGAACGACCGCGAGCTCTTTCGCTCGATGCTGGATGTCGAGGATGCGGACACGGACGCCAAGTTCCTCCACTATCACCGTGCTTTAACAGCTCAACCTGTCTGCCTCCGTGTGCCGGCCAACACAACCGGCGTTGTCATTGATTTATCACATCGTCACACCGGCGGAGGACTTGCGGCGCCTGCGACTTTGGTTGTCGTTGAGCGCGGTGCGGAAGCCGTTATCTTCGACCGTTGGCACACCGACAGTAAGGACGCACCCGTCATCGGCCGCACCGAAATTCTGGTGAAGCAAGGCGCTCGCCTGCACTATGTCCATGACGAGCAGATTCCGGTGAACTCCGCGATGTATCGAACCGGCCGCATCCGCGTTGAGCGGGATGGATACCTGAATTGGTGCGCATTCACGACCGGTGGCGCATGGCACGTCGCCAAGCTTCGCATTGACCTCCTCGGTGTCAACACCGAATGTCATCTGAGCGGACTCTTCAGCGGTCACGGCAGTGCGAATGCCGAGCATCGTACCCATCAGCATCACGGCACACCAAACGGATTTTCCAATCTTCTCTTCAAGACGCTGCTCGCCGGACAGGCGCATTCAATCTATCAGGGCATCATCACCGTACCGCAGATCGCGCAGAAGACGGACGCGTATCAAACCTGCCGCAATCTGATGCTCGATCCCGGAACGCATGCCGATGCCATTCCCAAACTCGAAATCATTGCTGATGACGTCAAGTGCAGCCATGGTGCATCCATCGGCACGCTGAATAAGGAACAGCTCTTTTATTTGCAAACTCGTGGACTCAACTATCGTGAGGCATTGACCGCCATTGGAATGGGGTTCGGCGAAGAGGTGATTCAGACGGTTCCGGAGTCTCTCGAGGATGTCCGGCAAAGTTGGCGCGAACGGGTTGCGCAGACTGTCGGTCGCGCATCGGGACACTGACAAAACCACAAACGCCCCGGTGCAGCATCAGCACGGGGCGTTCCCTTTATTGCGGGCTGTATATGTCCCGCTAAATCTGGTGTGTCAGTTTCGTTGTGTCAGGCGCCGTCCGATGATGTAACGTGAAAAGTGCAGCACTTTGCATTCAATCCAGCCGTTGTCCGGATTGACCCACGTGTCAAGCTCTTCAAATCGTCCGGTGTCCGGGTTGTAATAGTA
This genomic interval from bacterium contains the following:
- the sufB gene encoding Fe-S cluster assembly protein SufB, yielding MPESKEFTLDLDNYERFGFSMPEKNVIKLPKGLSKEVVHEISRYKNEPEWMLNLRLKGLDYFYKKPLPQWGPDLSTIDWDDIHYYIKPSDKVEHDWDAVPKEIRETYDKLGIPEAEKKFLAGVGAQYESEVVYHSLQEQWSKQGVVFLDTDTGLKEYPDLYKEYFSKCIPAGDNKLAALNTAVWSGGSFIYVPKGVHVTIPLQAYFRINAKNSGQFERTLIICDEGANVHYVEGCTAPVYSSDSLHSAVVEIYCKKNSRVRYTTIQNWSKNVYNLVTKRAIAEEGATMEWVDCNIGSKITMKYPSVYLMGRGAKADILSVAYAGPGMHTEAGAKVIHRAPDTTSVVISKSISRGGGRTSYRGLVEVAKGATNSKSSVGCDALLLDDHSRSDTYPYMNIQEDRVELGHEATVSKIGDEQVFYLQSRGISEEEAMTMIVRGFIEPVVKELPMEYALEMNRLIQLQMEGSVG
- a CDS encoding SufD family Fe-S cluster assembly protein; the encoded protein is MAETRTQKLQMSYLEKISAGHALFTPDDRAHFLSQARTSSTPAKDVEEWRKNDADAFPWSNVESASDSTRFESSINVRSGLTPDALVATPNDRELFRSMLDVEDADTDAKFLHYHRALTAQPVCLRVPANTTGVVIDLSHRHTGGGLAAPATLVVVERGAEAVIFDRWHTDSKDAPVIGRTEILVKQGARLHYVHDEQIPVNSAMYRTGRIRVERDGYLNWCAFTTGGAWHVAKLRIDLLGVNTECHLSGLFSGHGSANAEHRTHQHHGTPNGFSNLLFKTLLAGQAHSIYQGIITVPQIAQKTDAYQTCRNLMLDPGTHADAIPKLEIIADDVKCSHGASIGTLNKEQLFYLQTRGLNYREALTAIGMGFGEEVIQTVPESLEDVRQSWRERVAQTVGRASGH